Below is a genomic region from Zea mays cultivar B73 chromosome 9, Zm-B73-REFERENCE-NAM-5.0, whole genome shotgun sequence.
GAACTGTGCTGTCTACGTCATTTATTGGTGGTCCTCGTGACATGAAACGtcggtatatggatgctatggctctggtgcggaagtttggtaaaccggacatctttcttaccatgacatgtaacccCAACTGGGATGAGATAAGGAGAGAGCTTCTCCCTGGGCAAACACCACAAGATCGTCCCgatcttgtagtgcgtgtcttTCATGCGAAGCTACAGGAGTTAAAGCATAGGCTGACTAAACAGGATATTCTCGGTAAGGTCCGGGCCTACGTCTATGTCGTGGAGTTTCAAAAGCGGGGTTTGCCACATGCCCATTTTCTACTCATCATGCAGAGGAAGTACAAGCTAACGTGCCCTGAGCAGTATGACCTTTTGATCTCAGCCGAGATCCCACAcaacaagtaccctgaactacgaaagatggttatcaagtatatgatgcatggcccgtgtgggtcgttaaaccctaactgcccatgcactaagggCCATGTATCGTGCAAGAATCATTACCCCCGGCCTTTCAGTGACACAACCTTGCAAGGGAAGGACTCATACCCGATTTACAGACGTCGTGATGATGGGCGTAAGGAAAAGGTTCGAGGGTGCGAAttggacaatagatgggttgtcccttacaacccttacctccttcgtctcttcaactgtcacatcaatgttgaggcgtgcgggagcatcaaggctgttaaataccttttcaagtacatatacaaaggccatgatcgtgcgtctgttgttatgagagatgcgagcaaggcagatgatgatgtagatgagatcaagcagtacagagatgcaaggtgggtgactcctccagAAGCGTTATGGAGGATATACGGCTTTGAGCTTAGTCAGAACTCTCCACCTGTGATGCAATTGCAActccatcttccaaacatgcacatggtggCGTTTCACGAACGACAAATGGTCGAGCGAGTCGTCAACCGTCCAGGTGCTGATAGGTCAATGCTCACGGCATATTTTGAAGCGAATAGGCTACATGAGGGGGCTCGTGGCATCCTATATCGTGACTTccctgagtggtacacttggCAAAGTGGTAAGGGCAAAGTATGGCAACGGAGGAAGCGTGATACGGGTGGACAAGTCGGTAGAATAGTCTCTGCTCATCCCGCTGAGGGGGAGCGCTACTATCTCCGTGTTCTCCTAAACCATGTGACTTGTGCCACCTCCTATGTGGATCTAAGGACAGTAGATGGTGTCCCGCTACCAACTTTTCGTGAGGCAGCAGAGAGAAGGGGACTGCTTGAGTCGGACAACACACTGGATGACTGTCTCACTGAACGTGCTCTTTTCCAGATGCCATCGGCGCTGCGACGACTTTTTGCCACAATACTGGTGTACTGTGAGCCAAGCGACGTGGCGGTACTCTGGCAGAATCACCTAGATGTTATGTCAGAGGACTATCAACACAGGAGTCAGGGTAAAACTCATGTTGAGCAGATGGTATTGATTGACATTAGGAACATGCTGCAGTCAATGGGAAaggacataaagacattccctctTCCTCCTATCATCGACGCATATGACGATGCTATTGGTACTGCTAGGGAGGTCTACGAGGAGGAAAGTATCGAACCAGCAGTGGGAGATGTGGCTCTCAAAGACTCTCTTAACGAGGAACAGAGGGTCGCCTATGATAAGATTCTATCTGCCGTGGACACTGATAAGGGCGGATTGttctttgtggatggacctgGTGGCACCGGGAAGACTTATCTATATAGAGTGCTGCTCGCGACGCTACGCAGCCAGGGCAAGATTGCAGTGGCAACAGCTACATCTGGCGTTGCGGCTTCCATAATGCCTGGAGGAAGAACCGCCCATTCACGCTTCAAAATACCTCTCACTATTGACGATGGCGCTGTATGTAGCTTCACGAAGCAGAGTGGAACCGCAGAGTTGCTACGGAAAGCATCTCTCATTATCTGGGACGAGGCTTCTATGACCAAGAGACAAGCCGTTGAGGCACTGGACAATAGCATGCGCGATATAATGGGTCGGCCCGAACTACCATTCGGTGGTAAAACCATTGTCTTCGGTGGGGATTTCAGACAAGTCTTGCCTGTTGTTCGTAAAGGGTCAAGGGCTCAAGTGGTCGCTTCTTCGCTACGGATGTCTTACCTATGGGAGTCCATGTCCCACTTAAAGCTTGTTAGCAATATGAGGGCAAAAAATGACCCTTGGTTTGCGGAGTATTTGCTGCGCGTAGGCGGTGGAACTGAGGACACAAATAGTGACGGCGACATCTGTCTTCCTGACGAGGTATGTGTGCCTTATAGTGGGAGTGACAACGATCTTGACAACCTAATAGACTTCGTTTTCCCAAATCTCAACGAAAATATGTCTGATTCGACCTACATCACTTCAAGGGCGATACTGTCAACGCGGAACGactgggtggatatgataaatgCTAAGATGATCGATCGTTTTCAAGGGGAGCATATGTTGTACCATAGTTTCGATAGCGCCATGGATGATCCTCATAACTACTACCCTCCTGAGTTCCTAAACACACTGACGCCTAATGGGCTGCCACCACATGTTTTGAAGCTCAAGATTGGATGCCCTATTATATTGCTTCGGAATATAGACCCTGCGaatggactttgcaatggcacCAGACTGGTCATTCGTGGTTTCCAAAGAAATAGCATTGACGCAGAAATTGTACTGGGTCAGCACGCTGGAAAACGGATTTTCTTGCCGCGTATACCTCTGTGTCCCTCCGATGaagagatgttccctttccagttcaaaagaaagcagtttcctgtacggcttagctttgcaatgactgttaacaaagcacagggtcagactattcccaatgttggtgtgtacttgcccgaaccagtgttctctcatggccaACTATATGTTGCTCTATCTAGAGCGATAGCCCGATCGAACATAAAGATCCTTGCCATCCCAACCGTCGATGGGAAGAAGAGGTCGAGGAAGGGTCTAAGAAAGAACCCTACAGTAGATTGTGGGACATGCACCAAAAACATCGTATACAAGGAGGTCCTAACAAACTAGACCCACGGTATGTTTgtcaaaactgaattgtttgttaACCACGTAAAATCTCATGGAGTAAATTTCTGTAAGCATGATCATTCATTGTTTGGTACTTGGATGATTGGGTCCTAACGCTTTTCATATTTGTTGATTGTTGCTTCAGCTTCAACATATCTAAAGATGAATCCTCTAAAACCGTCGATGGGAGCAGAGAAGCAGATGTACGGTCAGCCAAGGTTTCTAATCACCTTCAGTTCATGCTTGTTATTTGGCATGCCTGAACAACATTTACAGTATCTTATTTTTTTTTCATATGCATTTGTCATTCATAATATATGGTCTCATATGAAACATATGAATATGCCTAGCTTTATGTCCCTTATAGTCTTCAAAATACTATAAATTCTTACAGTGTAATAGATTTCCATTTTTGTATCGCTATTACTGCTTATATATGAAATAGAGTGCATTTCTATGTTTACACCACATGCAGCCCGTTTGGGGTTTTATAACTAGAACTTAATGTTTTCATCTCTGGTGAAGCTATAAATAAAACCTCGGAGTGTAACTCCATTGCATTTTGTTAAGTGGCAGTAGCATTATCTGCATTTTCCTTTTCTGTGTGTCTGCCCCAATATAATTTGAAATTTGT
It encodes:
- the LOC118473437 gene encoding uncharacterized protein — encoded protein: LFLCTLRFLHIINYSFNITHFSILAYAESPTHLCVSVRDYYCYKFQIRPGVFNPILHGKRLFQQFAVDTYIKIESSRLDFIRKNQDRLRADLYQGLVDSMLDGDIRAEKVGKRTVLSTSFIGGPRDMKRRYMDAMALVRKFGKPDIFLTMTCNPNWDEIRRELLPGQTPQDRPDLVVRVFHAKLQELKHRLTKQDILGKVRAYVYVVEFQKRGLPHAHFLLIMQRKYKLTCPEQYDLLISAEIPHNKYPELRKMVIKYMMHGPCGSLNPNCPCTKGHVSCKNHYPRPFSDTTLQGKDSYPIYRRRDDGRKEKVRGCELDNRWVVPYNPYLLRLFNCHINVEACGCHRRCDDFLPQYWCTVSQATWRYSGRIT